Proteins from one Cryptomeria japonica chromosome 4, Sugi_1.0, whole genome shotgun sequence genomic window:
- the LOC131032650 gene encoding uncharacterized protein LOC131032650, whose product MSKEDNSSTNQGGSNKITNKARSCKGCSYLFLVVEDQNRNRLCVGFNRALQQVPNYVELESDIEVSNEGRSLEDFKYACVGYSAYANKKDTPAYQHGQMAP is encoded by the exons ATGAGCAAAGAAGATAACAGCAGTACAAATCAAGGGGGATCGAACAAGATCACTAATAAGGCCAGGTCTTGCAAGGGTTGCTCGTATTTATTCCTCGTAGTTGAAGATCAAAACCGCAACCGTCTCTGCGTTGGATTCAACAGGGCTTTACAACAAG TACCAAACTATGTTGAATTAGAGTCTGATATAGAAGTTTCAAATGAGGGACGGAGCTTGGAAGATTTTAAGTATGCTTGTGTTGGCTATTCAGCTTATGCAAACAAGAAAGATACACCAGCTTATCAACACGGACAG ATGGCACCTTAA